One window of Bacillus sp. THAF10 genomic DNA carries:
- a CDS encoding amino acid ABC transporter ATP-binding protein → MSNKIEVKQLNKSFGDLHVLKDISLSLKNKEVVCLIGASGSGKSTVLRCLNFLEMKDSGTVIIDGKEVDVKKDNLNKVRQRVGMVFQHFHLFPHMTVLQNVMEAPVQLKKAKKEEAKQIALDLLEKVGLSDKANVYPEKLSGGQKQRVAIARALAMKPEVMLFDEPTSALDPELVGEVLKTMKELAEEGMTMMVVTHEMGFAQEVADRVIYMHDGKIVEEGPPQELFNSPQNQRTRDFLEAVL, encoded by the coding sequence ATGAGCAACAAAATCGAAGTCAAGCAACTTAATAAATCGTTTGGAGATTTACATGTTTTAAAGGATATTTCCTTATCTCTAAAAAATAAAGAAGTGGTTTGTTTAATCGGAGCGAGCGGATCAGGAAAAAGTACCGTGCTACGCTGTCTGAATTTCCTTGAGATGAAAGACAGTGGGACGGTCATCATTGACGGAAAAGAAGTGGATGTAAAAAAAGATAATTTAAATAAAGTGCGCCAACGAGTGGGAATGGTGTTTCAGCACTTTCATCTTTTTCCACATATGACAGTGCTGCAAAATGTTATGGAGGCACCTGTTCAATTAAAGAAGGCAAAAAAGGAAGAGGCAAAACAAATTGCCTTGGACCTATTGGAAAAGGTAGGACTTTCGGATAAAGCCAATGTTTATCCTGAAAAGCTTTCAGGGGGGCAAAAGCAGCGCGTGGCCATTGCAAGGGCGCTGGCAATGAAACCCGAAGTAATGCTGTTTGATGAGCCAACCTCTGCTCTTGATCCGGAGCTTGTCGGGGAAGTACTTAAAACGATGAAAGAACTAGCTGAAGAGGGCATGACGATGATGGTCGTCACGCATGAAATGGGCTTTGCCCAAGAAGTAGCAGATAGGGTCATTTATATGCATGATGGGAAAATTGTAGAGGAAGGTCCTCCCCAAGAGCTCTTCAACAGCCCGCAAAATCAACGAACAAGAGATTTTCTAGAGGCAGTACTCTAG
- the hemL gene encoding glutamate-1-semialdehyde 2,1-aminomutase gives MRSYEKSKQAFAEASKLMPGGVNSPVRAFKSVDMDPIFIERGKGSKIYDVDGNEYIDYVLSWGPLIHGHSNERVVEAIKKVTESGTSFGAPTLIENELAKLVIDRVPSIEVVRMVSSGTEATMSALRLARGYTGRNKIVKFEGCYHGHGDSLLIKAGSGVATLGLPDSPGVPEGIAQNTITVPYNDLESIRYAFREFGDDIAGVIVEPVAGNMGVVPPQPGFLEGLREITTEYGSVLIFDEVMTGFRVDYHCAQGFYGVTPDLTCLGKVIGGGLPVGAYGGKAEIMAQVAPSGPIYQAGTLSGNPLAMTAGFETLVQLTPESYQEFGKKADRLEEGIIALGQKYDVPVKVNRAGSMIGFFFHSEEVVNYDVAKSSDLKFFGKFFKEMADNGVFLPPSQFEGLFLSTAHSDEDIENTLVAIEKSFAAIKK, from the coding sequence ATGAGAAGTTATGAAAAATCAAAACAAGCCTTTGCCGAAGCATCCAAATTAATGCCTGGTGGTGTGAATAGCCCCGTTCGTGCGTTTAAATCGGTCGACATGGATCCGATTTTTATTGAACGAGGAAAAGGCTCGAAAATCTATGATGTTGATGGTAATGAATACATCGACTACGTGCTTTCTTGGGGACCATTAATCCACGGTCACTCTAACGAAAGAGTGGTAGAAGCGATTAAAAAAGTGACAGAATCTGGGACAAGCTTTGGTGCACCGACATTGATTGAAAACGAGCTCGCTAAGCTTGTGATTGATCGCGTTCCATCTATAGAGGTCGTTCGTATGGTTAGCTCGGGAACAGAAGCTACGATGAGTGCTCTTCGTTTGGCTCGCGGTTACACTGGTCGTAATAAAATTGTAAAGTTCGAAGGCTGTTATCATGGACACGGTGATTCCTTATTAATCAAAGCAGGCTCTGGAGTAGCTACACTTGGTTTACCAGATAGCCCTGGTGTACCTGAGGGTATTGCCCAAAATACCATAACCGTCCCATACAATGATCTCGAAAGCATCCGTTATGCATTCCGAGAATTTGGCGACGATATTGCCGGTGTCATTGTGGAGCCAGTTGCCGGAAACATGGGTGTTGTTCCTCCACAGCCAGGCTTTTTAGAAGGTTTGCGTGAAATTACAACAGAATATGGCTCTGTGTTAATTTTTGATGAAGTAATGACAGGCTTCCGTGTAGATTACCATTGTGCACAAGGTTTTTACGGGGTGACTCCTGACTTAACTTGTTTAGGAAAAGTTATTGGCGGTGGATTACCTGTTGGAGCCTACGGTGGAAAAGCAGAAATCATGGCGCAAGTCGCACCTAGTGGACCAATATACCAAGCAGGCACCTTGTCTGGAAACCCTCTTGCCATGACAGCTGGCTTTGAAACGTTAGTACAGCTGACCCCAGAATCCTATCAAGAGTTTGGCAAAAAAGCTGATCGCTTAGAAGAAGGAATCATTGCATTAGGGCAGAAATATGATGTGCCAGTGAAAGTAAATCGTGCAGGTTCTATGATCGGCTTCTTCTTTCATTCTGAGGAAGTTGTTAACTATGATGTTGCGAAAAGCTCTGACCTGAAATTCTTCGGAAAGTTTTTCAAAGAGATGGCAGACAATGGTGTATTCCTGCCACCTTCTCAATTTGAAGGCTTATTCCTATCCACTGCTCATAGTGATGAGGATATCGAGAATACATTGGTCGCAATCGAAAAATCATTCGCTGCGATAAAAAAATAA
- a CDS encoding amino acid ABC transporter permease, producing the protein MPSLAHFLEVFFGSYEMFLKGMWSTLQVTAVSIAIALVIGLFFAFLKISDLKILNWIANFYIYIVRGTPLIAQIFIFYYGLVELGISAFWSVTLGLAFHNGAYIAEIFRGSIQSIDKGQMEAGRSLGLTSSLTMRRIILPQAFRRALPPLGNQFIICLKDSSLAAFIGFYELFNVAQTLGSTTFDYMTHLLVVSVYYLVLVGVIGLVVILLERKFSASDR; encoded by the coding sequence ATGCCCAGTTTAGCGCACTTTCTAGAAGTGTTTTTCGGCTCTTATGAAATGTTTTTAAAAGGCATGTGGAGTACCTTACAGGTTACAGCAGTATCCATTGCAATAGCACTTGTTATTGGGTTATTTTTCGCATTCTTAAAAATCTCCGACTTGAAAATTTTGAATTGGATTGCAAATTTTTATATTTACATAGTACGAGGAACACCACTGATTGCTCAAATTTTTATATTTTACTACGGATTAGTTGAACTTGGAATTTCAGCATTCTGGTCCGTGACTTTAGGTCTTGCTTTCCATAATGGTGCATATATAGCGGAAATATTCCGAGGCTCTATTCAATCCATTGATAAAGGGCAAATGGAGGCAGGACGATCCTTAGGGCTGACGAGCAGCTTAACGATGAGAAGAATTATTCTACCACAGGCATTCAGACGGGCATTACCTCCATTAGGAAATCAATTTATCATTTGTTTGAAAGACTCTTCCCTTGCAGCGTTTATAGGTTTCTACGAGCTATTCAATGTTGCTCAAACATTAGGCTCCACTACGTTTGATTACATGACGCATTTACTAGTTGTATCTGTTTATTATTTAGTTCTTGTCGGTGTGATTGGTTTAGTGGTCATTTTATTAGAACGAAAATTCTCTGCAAGTGACAGATAG
- the ysxE gene encoding spore coat protein YsxE produces MNNQNVEELIYHYGMIPEFIEQHGRVWRVATKNGAFALKQIKKEHAYPLFRNIHSLFQRGLKTVVPIYQTRQGHYFVETVTDAYYLMPWVEDQEEREVDFKDSLMFKELAKLHSMTVKEKEYQEEDITSFYNKLSEEWKKEQQELERFVDNCEKKLYMSPFELQVCTYAHEISLAQKFSLEKLESWQEAVTETKKHRVAMTHGRVSFHHFVKDTEGRGYFISWERAKQAPPANDIISFYQRYLRTYPLFCDDCVDWFYDYQKGFGLQDSEKSLTLSYLSHPGNFMQSIRRFQTQNDLRQKLSERELVKSVQGSYWLAKNIEYVAGRINQLEEQSKNKEAQTS; encoded by the coding sequence GTGAATAATCAAAACGTCGAAGAGTTGATTTATCATTATGGCATGATACCTGAATTTATCGAGCAGCATGGCAGGGTTTGGCGAGTAGCTACCAAGAATGGAGCTTTTGCTTTAAAGCAAATAAAAAAAGAGCATGCCTATCCCTTGTTTCGGAATATCCACTCCCTTTTCCAGCGCGGACTTAAAACCGTAGTGCCAATTTATCAGACGAGGCAAGGACACTATTTTGTGGAAACGGTAACCGATGCCTATTATTTGATGCCTTGGGTGGAAGACCAAGAGGAAAGGGAAGTAGATTTTAAAGATAGCTTGATGTTTAAGGAGCTTGCCAAGCTGCACAGCATGACAGTGAAAGAAAAAGAGTATCAAGAAGAAGATATTACAAGCTTTTATAACAAGCTTTCTGAGGAATGGAAGAAAGAGCAGCAGGAGCTTGAACGGTTTGTTGATAATTGCGAGAAAAAGCTCTACATGTCTCCATTTGAGCTTCAGGTTTGTACGTATGCACATGAAATTTCTCTCGCTCAAAAGTTCTCGCTCGAAAAGTTAGAGAGTTGGCAAGAAGCAGTAACCGAAACCAAAAAACATAGAGTAGCGATGACACATGGTAGAGTGTCCTTTCATCATTTTGTGAAGGATACAGAGGGAAGAGGCTATTTTATTAGCTGGGAACGAGCAAAGCAGGCGCCACCCGCAAATGATATAATATCCTTCTATCAAAGATATTTACGAACCTACCCCCTTTTTTGTGATGACTGTGTGGATTGGTTCTATGACTACCAGAAAGGTTTTGGATTGCAGGACAGTGAGAAGTCGCTAACTCTAAGCTACCTATCTCATCCTGGCAATTTCATGCAATCAATCAGGAGATTCCAAACACAAAATGACCTACGCCAAAAGCTTTCCGAGCGGGAATTAGTGAAAAGCGTGCAGGGCAGCTACTGGCTTGCGAAAAACATTGAGTATGTTGCGGGTAGAATCAATCAATTGGAAGAACAAAGTAAAAATAAAGAAGCCCAGACCAGCTAA
- the hemB gene encoding porphobilinogen synthase: MKDLQFNRHRRLRNSGNMRSLVRETHLHKEDFIYPIFVVEGENIKNEVPSMPGVYHLSLDLLQEEMAEVVELGIKSVIVFGVPKEKDEVGTQAYHDHGIVQQAITQIKESFPELVVIADTCLCQYTNHGHCGIVEEGKILNDPTLDLLARTAVSQARAGADIIAPSNMMDGFVAAIRAGLDENGFEDVPIMSYAVKYSSAFYGPFRDAAHSSPQFGDRKTYQMDPANRLEAIREAESDVMEGADFLIVKPALAYLDIIRDVKNNFNVPVVAYNVSGEYSMIKAAALNGWINEKETVMEKLIGMKRAGVDLIITYYAKDAARWLDEK, from the coding sequence ATGAAAGACTTACAATTTAACCGCCACCGCAGATTGAGAAATTCTGGGAATATGCGCTCTTTAGTAAGAGAAACGCATCTTCATAAAGAGGATTTTATTTATCCGATTTTTGTGGTCGAAGGGGAAAATATTAAAAATGAAGTACCTTCCATGCCAGGTGTTTACCACCTTTCTCTCGATTTATTACAGGAAGAAATGGCAGAAGTAGTAGAGCTTGGCATCAAATCTGTTATCGTTTTTGGTGTGCCAAAGGAAAAAGACGAGGTTGGAACACAAGCTTATCACGATCATGGTATTGTCCAGCAAGCGATCACGCAAATAAAAGAAAGCTTTCCAGAGCTTGTCGTGATTGCTGATACGTGTCTTTGTCAATACACGAATCACGGTCACTGCGGTATCGTAGAAGAAGGAAAAATCTTAAATGACCCAACTCTTGACCTTTTAGCACGAACGGCCGTTAGCCAGGCTCGTGCTGGGGCAGATATCATTGCCCCATCTAACATGATGGACGGCTTTGTGGCAGCTATACGAGCAGGATTAGATGAGAACGGCTTTGAAGATGTGCCGATCATGTCCTATGCAGTGAAGTATTCCTCTGCTTTCTACGGACCGTTCCGTGATGCAGCACACAGTTCTCCACAATTTGGCGATCGCAAAACCTATCAAATGGATCCAGCAAACCGACTCGAAGCAATTCGAGAAGCAGAATCTGATGTCATGGAAGGTGCAGATTTCCTGATTGTTAAACCTGCCCTAGCTTATCTTGACATCATTCGTGACGTAAAAAACAACTTCAACGTTCCTGTTGTTGCTTATAACGTAAGTGGCGAATACTCGATGATAAAAGCAGCTGCTCTTAATGGTTGGATCAACGAAAAAGAAACGGTAATGGAAAAACTGATTGGAATGAAGCGTGCTGGTGTAGATTTGATTATTACCTATTACGCTAAAGACGCAGCTCGCTGGCTAGATGAAAAATAA
- the hemA gene encoding glutamyl-tRNA reductase encodes MHIIVVGVNYKTAPVEIREKLTFNPADLEKAMVSLKDQKSVLENIIVSTCNRTEVYAVVDQLHTGRYYIKAFLADWFGLDKEEFSPYLNIYENDGAIEHLYRVSCGLDSMVLGETQILGQIRNSFLTAQEFHTVGTIFNQLFKQAITLAKRAHSETDIGSNAVSVSYAAVELAKKIFGDLKNKHVLILGAGKMGELAVQNLHGNGVKKVTVINRSMEKAESLAYRFDGQAKSMQELSCALVEADILISSTGAKEFVITKEDMTYVERMRKGRPLFMIDIAVPRDLDPELEKLESVFLYDIDDLEGIVNANLAERKKAAEEIELFIEQEIVDFKHWLNTLGVVPVISALRQKALDIQSDTMHSIQRKLPHLTEREMKVLNKHTKSIINQMLRDPILRAKELSAEPNAQESLELFTKIFNIEEAVQQEVQTQYYSVKKEKSASASVGIPLPHAATYRS; translated from the coding sequence GTGCATATTATAGTAGTCGGTGTTAATTATAAAACGGCCCCTGTTGAAATTCGTGAAAAATTAACCTTTAACCCAGCTGATCTGGAAAAAGCAATGGTTAGCTTAAAGGATCAAAAGTCCGTGTTGGAGAATATCATTGTTTCCACTTGTAATCGAACGGAAGTATATGCAGTGGTGGATCAGTTGCATACTGGACGTTATTATATTAAAGCATTCCTTGCTGACTGGTTTGGGCTAGATAAGGAAGAATTTTCTCCTTACTTAAACATATACGAAAACGATGGTGCCATTGAGCATTTGTACCGTGTTTCCTGTGGACTAGATTCTATGGTGCTTGGGGAAACGCAAATCCTCGGTCAAATTCGCAACAGCTTTTTGACAGCACAAGAATTTCACACGGTTGGAACGATTTTCAATCAATTATTTAAACAAGCTATTACCCTTGCGAAGCGAGCGCATTCTGAAACAGATATCGGTTCTAACGCTGTTTCAGTCAGCTATGCAGCCGTAGAGCTTGCCAAGAAAATTTTCGGAGATCTAAAGAACAAGCATGTGTTAATTTTAGGTGCCGGGAAAATGGGAGAACTCGCTGTTCAAAACCTTCATGGCAATGGGGTAAAAAAGGTAACAGTTATTAACCGCTCAATGGAAAAAGCAGAGAGTTTGGCATATCGTTTTGATGGACAGGCTAAATCCATGCAAGAGCTTTCCTGTGCGTTGGTAGAAGCGGATATTCTTATCTCTTCTACCGGTGCCAAAGAGTTTGTTATCACAAAAGAAGATATGACCTATGTGGAGCGCATGAGAAAAGGACGTCCATTGTTTATGATTGATATTGCCGTTCCTCGTGATTTGGATCCCGAGCTTGAGAAGCTAGAAAGTGTATTCCTCTATGATATTGATGATCTTGAAGGAATTGTCAATGCCAATCTTGCAGAGCGAAAAAAGGCTGCCGAAGAAATTGAGCTTTTCATAGAACAGGAAATTGTGGACTTTAAGCATTGGTTGAATACTCTTGGTGTTGTGCCTGTTATTTCAGCGCTGCGCCAGAAGGCACTAGATATTCAGTCAGATACAATGCACAGCATTCAGCGTAAATTGCCACATTTAACAGAGCGTGAAATGAAAGTGTTGAATAAGCATACAAAGAGCATTATCAATCAAATGCTTCGTGACCCTATTCTGCGTGCGAAAGAGCTTTCAGCTGAACCTAATGCTCAGGAATCCTTAGAGCTATTCACCAAAATCTTTAACATCGAAGAAGCGGTTCAACAGGAAGTACAGACACAGTATTACTCGGTGAAAAAGGAAAAGAGTGCATCTGCTTCTGTAGGGATTCCGCTTCCTCATGCTGCGACATATCGGTCGTAA
- a CDS encoding uroporphyrinogen-III synthase, whose translation MNRPLPLANKRILITRSKEQASNFSRFVQDLGGTAVEVPLIQFQPPQDQQKRSREIKESLSDFEWLVFTSVNGVKYFFDLYNGPISNKIAAVGKRTRAALLELGLEVSLMPEKFSAEDLLDSFAQLEATSAIVVQGNLARPLLRDELKDLGYNVKQIVVYENTPHILTEQEQRAVKELRVDLYTFTSPSTVHNFLKLFGAPIGPVAAIGPITKQALEAEGISVDICPDEYTIPGLVQEMVKYFHREEK comes from the coding sequence ATGAATCGTCCGTTGCCGCTAGCGAATAAACGCATTCTTATCACAAGAAGCAAAGAGCAGGCATCGAACTTTTCTCGTTTTGTTCAAGATTTAGGAGGGACTGCAGTAGAAGTCCCTCTTATTCAATTTCAACCTCCACAGGATCAACAGAAACGCTCAAGAGAAATAAAAGAATCCCTTTCTGATTTTGAATGGCTCGTGTTTACGAGTGTGAATGGTGTGAAGTATTTCTTTGATTTATACAATGGCCCCATTTCTAACAAAATTGCCGCAGTTGGGAAAAGAACGAGGGCTGCGCTACTAGAGCTTGGGCTTGAGGTGAGCTTAATGCCAGAGAAGTTTTCAGCGGAAGATTTGCTAGACTCCTTTGCGCAACTTGAGGCAACCTCTGCGATTGTAGTTCAAGGTAATCTTGCACGCCCTCTATTACGTGATGAACTAAAAGATTTAGGGTACAATGTAAAGCAGATAGTTGTTTACGAAAACACCCCACATATCCTTACAGAACAGGAGCAAAGAGCTGTTAAGGAATTAAGAGTGGACCTTTATACGTTCACAAGTCCCTCTACCGTACATAATTTTTTGAAGCTTTTTGGAGCCCCGATAGGACCGGTTGCTGCCATTGGGCCAATTACGAAGCAAGCTCTAGAAGCAGAGGGAATCTCAGTAGATATATGTCCAGACGAATACACGATACCTGGATTGGTCCAGGAAATGGTGAAGTATTTTCATAGGGAGGAAAAGTAA
- the hemC gene encoding hydroxymethylbilane synthase: MRKIIVGSRRSKLALTQTNWVIDQLKALGAPFDFEIKEIVTKGDQILDVTLSKVGGKGLFVKEIEQAMLDKEIDMAVHSMKDMPALLPEGLTIGCIPFREDHRDAFISKNHVKFADLPSGAIVGTSSLRRGAQLLAKRPDIEIKWIRGNIDTRLAKLENEDYDAIILAAAGLARMGWSQDVVTEFLDEDICVPAVGQGALSIECREEDKELLEVLAMFTDAVTQRAVTAERTFLHKMEGGCQVPIAGYAFVGQDEQITLTVLVGAPDGSVLYTERITGTDPVKIGLEAAESLTKQGGKTLIDNVKKELDQ, from the coding sequence ATGAGAAAAATCATTGTAGGTTCTAGAAGAAGTAAGCTTGCTTTAACCCAGACCAACTGGGTCATAGATCAACTAAAGGCACTTGGTGCGCCATTTGACTTTGAAATAAAGGAAATTGTCACAAAGGGAGATCAAATCCTAGATGTCACCCTTTCTAAGGTCGGTGGGAAGGGCCTATTTGTAAAAGAAATAGAACAAGCAATGCTTGATAAAGAGATTGATATGGCGGTTCACAGCATGAAGGATATGCCTGCATTATTACCAGAAGGCTTAACTATTGGCTGCATTCCATTCCGTGAAGACCATCGTGATGCGTTTATCTCTAAAAACCATGTGAAATTTGCAGACCTACCTAGTGGTGCAATTGTCGGAACAAGCAGCCTGCGTCGCGGTGCACAGCTTCTTGCCAAGCGTCCTGATATTGAAATTAAATGGATTCGTGGCAATATTGATACGCGTCTTGCAAAGTTAGAAAATGAAGATTATGATGCGATTATTTTAGCAGCAGCAGGCTTAGCAAGAATGGGATGGTCACAAGATGTTGTGACAGAATTTCTTGATGAGGATATTTGCGTTCCTGCAGTGGGGCAAGGTGCACTTTCTATTGAATGCCGTGAAGAGGATAAGGAATTACTAGAAGTTCTTGCAATGTTCACAGACGCTGTAACACAAAGAGCTGTTACAGCTGAGCGTACGTTTCTTCATAAAATGGAAGGCGGGTGTCAGGTCCCAATTGCAGGTTATGCATTTGTTGGGCAGGATGAGCAGATTACGTTAACTGTGCTTGTAGGTGCACCAGACGGATCGGTATTATACACAGAAAGAATTACTGGAACTGATCCAGTGAAAATTGGTTTAGAAGCAGCAGAAAGCTTAACAAAACAAGGTGGAAAAACATTAATTGATAATGTGAAAAAGGAGCTTGATCAATAA
- a CDS encoding DUF5668 domain-containing protein gives MKKNSFLPGLLLLLFGLYFLLQQLNISLWDGMFSWTTLLVISGVALLLQAYKQNDYPNILPGFVLLGIGLHFQLKDSVSGWPDHFAVIILILGAGFILRSQKTKGGMFEGVLLCILASFFLFYDSFMRMLGKVETGVENLYNYWPAVLIIIGAFLVFKKK, from the coding sequence ATGAAGAAGAACAGCTTTTTACCTGGACTACTTTTGCTTTTATTTGGCTTATATTTCCTGTTACAACAATTAAACATTTCACTCTGGGACGGCATGTTTTCCTGGACCACTCTGCTTGTTATTTCAGGTGTTGCACTGTTGTTACAAGCATACAAACAAAATGATTATCCAAACATCCTACCAGGCTTTGTGTTGCTAGGTATTGGCCTTCATTTTCAATTAAAGGATTCTGTTTCTGGTTGGCCAGATCATTTTGCAGTGATTATTTTAATTCTTGGTGCAGGTTTTATCCTCCGTTCTCAAAAAACAAAGGGCGGAATGTTTGAAGGTGTGCTGTTGTGCATACTAGCAAGCTTCTTTTTATTTTATGACAGCTTTATGAGAATGCTTGGCAAGGTGGAGACTGGTGTAGAAAACTTGTACAACTACTGGCCAGCTGTGTTAATTATTATTGGTGCGTTTTTAGTATTTAAAAAGAAATAG
- a CDS encoding inner membrane protein YpjD, giving the protein MLEMTIARVYEFTVILYALSVLLYFIDFLQHNQKANKTAFWLLAIVWVLQTIFMILRMIDTGRIPILTLYEGMYFYTWVLITFSLVINRVLRVDFIVFFTNVIGFLVLALHTFTPYQHDSTVVAQALVSELLIIHITMAILSYGAFSLSFVFSLLYVLQYRLLKEKKWGKRLLRIEDLSKLDHMSYVLNVIGVPMLLLSLILGSIWASVKLSEFQWYDAKVIGSFIVMAAYSYYFYQRIGKGISGKAIANWNIAAFLVILINFFLFGRLSNFHFWIL; this is encoded by the coding sequence ATGCTAGAGATGACTATCGCAAGGGTATATGAATTTACCGTTATTCTTTATGCCTTAAGTGTTCTCTTATATTTTATTGATTTTCTCCAACATAACCAGAAGGCTAATAAAACGGCCTTCTGGTTACTTGCAATTGTATGGGTTTTGCAGACAATCTTTATGATTTTAAGGATGATCGATACAGGCAGAATTCCGATTTTAACGCTTTATGAAGGGATGTACTTTTATACATGGGTGCTTATCACCTTCTCACTGGTGATCAATAGAGTTCTACGTGTGGATTTTATCGTATTTTTCACCAATGTTATCGGCTTCCTTGTGCTGGCGTTACACACCTTTACACCCTATCAGCATGATTCAACGGTGGTAGCACAGGCCTTAGTATCCGAATTGTTGATTATCCATATTACCATGGCCATTCTTTCGTACGGTGCATTTTCATTATCCTTTGTTTTTTCCCTTTTGTATGTGCTGCAATACCGGCTTTTAAAAGAGAAAAAATGGGGAAAACGATTGCTGCGAATCGAGGACTTGTCCAAACTTGACCACATGTCCTATGTATTAAATGTCATCGGTGTTCCAATGCTGTTACTATCGCTGATCCTTGGAAGCATTTGGGCTTCTGTAAAGCTCTCAGAGTTCCAATGGTACGATGCAAAGGTCATTGGGTCGTTCATTGTTATGGCTGCATATAGCTATTATTTTTATCAAAGGATTGGGAAAGGGATTAGCGGAAAGGCGATTGCCAACTGGAATATTGCTGCCTTTCTTGTTATATTAATCAACTTTTTCTTATTCGGTAGACTTTCCAATTTCCACTTTTGGATTTTATAG
- the spoVID gene encoding stage VI sporulation protein D, producing the protein MSSEQQSCLRFSVEESIWFQKGQEVAELISIALDPDIQIYEQDQYVSIRGALQLTGEYQVQSEEDGEDYEPQSRIVQEVEEREGGVCAMQHRFPVDITIPMNRIQSLDDIYVAIDSFDYSLAQRGCLQLAAELSISGIYGHQQSASIEEDSLEEQYEVEPNRDHEEYYQNQQEGYEYQQEEQEEQEEQNELEEEEQEEAVEYEPMYRNANSGNEYEEDVYQYYTEDDEEEEILNQHEIDASVQYNYNDEGDYTPFQVEARKQATEEEAPYNPADYLYQNQDEEAYSSLYSLHNQGNHSRVNQYAVEEVEEEVCESKSNTRDENSLSLTQIFAEDEDQEFTKLKICIVQQGESMDHIADRYDVSVQQLIRVNRLSTDDSINEGQLLYIPVKTSSKS; encoded by the coding sequence TTGTCTTCAGAACAACAATCGTGCTTACGGTTTTCAGTAGAAGAATCTATTTGGTTTCAAAAGGGACAGGAAGTAGCGGAACTGATTTCGATTGCACTAGATCCAGACATACAAATTTATGAGCAGGACCAATACGTTTCCATTCGGGGAGCTTTACAACTAACAGGGGAATACCAAGTACAATCAGAGGAGGACGGGGAGGACTACGAGCCTCAGTCACGAATCGTTCAAGAGGTGGAAGAAAGAGAAGGTGGAGTTTGTGCCATGCAGCACCGTTTTCCAGTGGACATAACCATCCCGATGAACAGAATTCAAAGCTTAGATGATATTTATGTTGCCATTGACTCCTTTGACTACAGTTTGGCGCAAAGGGGCTGCTTACAATTGGCTGCTGAGCTGTCCATTTCAGGAATCTATGGACATCAACAAAGTGCATCAATCGAGGAAGATTCACTTGAGGAACAGTACGAAGTGGAACCAAACAGAGACCATGAGGAGTATTATCAAAATCAACAAGAAGGATATGAGTATCAACAGGAAGAGCAGGAAGAACAAGAAGAACAGAATGAATTAGAAGAAGAAGAGCAAGAAGAAGCTGTTGAATACGAACCAATGTACAGAAACGCCAATTCTGGAAATGAATATGAAGAAGATGTATACCAATATTACACAGAAGATGATGAAGAGGAAGAAATTTTAAATCAACACGAAATTGATGCAAGTGTTCAATACAACTACAATGATGAGGGAGATTATACTCCTTTTCAGGTAGAGGCAAGAAAGCAGGCCACAGAAGAAGAGGCCCCTTATAATCCTGCTGATTATTTGTATCAAAACCAAGATGAAGAAGCCTATTCCTCTCTCTATTCTCTTCACAACCAAGGGAACCATAGCAGAGTGAATCAATATGCTGTAGAAGAAGTAGAAGAAGAGGTGTGTGAAAGCAAGTCCAATACACGAGACGAAAATTCCTTGTCATTAACGCAAATTTTCGCTGAAGATGAGGATCAGGAGTTTACGAAACTGAAAATATGCATTGTGCAGCAAGGAGAATCGATGGATCATATTGCAGATCGCTATGATGTATCCGTTCAACAGCTCATTCGCGTTAACAGATTGTCCACCGATGACAGCATTAATGAAGGACAGCTGCTATACATTCCAGTAAAAACTTCATCCAAAAGCTAG